A stretch of Synechococcus sp. MIT S9220 DNA encodes these proteins:
- a CDS encoding LptF/LptG family permease, translating to MQSINQRVRTLLRRIPLLDRWLIVELISPLLFAVAAFTVVSLSVGVMFELVRKIVESGLPVLIAVQVLLQRLPSFLVISFPMATLMATLLAYSRLSANSELTALRSVGVTATRMILPALALSLVMSSLTFVFNDVVVPRSNRSAEITLRRALGKSIATEKGDNIVYSRFGSIQQPDGSTGKGLVQLFYASKFRDGTMTGVTVLDFSRLGFTQMLVAESANWNEREGKWEFLNGQILTLTPSGSTTSADFVRYLYPLSAAPIRIAKLPKDANNMTVAEALQAEQLLLNAGDIKEARRLQVRIQEKFTLPMACLVFGLIGASLGAKPNSRTSRSQGFGISVVLILVYYVLSFSFSSLGVKGTLPPLLAAWSPVLISLAGGGFLLRQASR from the coding sequence ATGCAATCAATTAATCAGAGGGTCCGTACTCTTCTTCGGCGCATTCCGCTTCTCGATCGTTGGCTCATCGTCGAGCTGATCAGCCCACTGTTGTTTGCAGTTGCCGCCTTCACGGTTGTGTCGCTGTCGGTTGGGGTGATGTTTGAACTTGTGAGAAAGATCGTTGAATCTGGTCTTCCCGTTCTGATTGCTGTCCAGGTGCTGTTGCAGCGTCTGCCCAGTTTTCTGGTGATTTCCTTCCCGATGGCCACCCTGATGGCCACCCTTCTTGCCTATAGCCGTTTATCTGCAAACAGCGAACTCACTGCTTTACGCAGCGTGGGGGTCACGGCCACCCGAATGATCCTGCCAGCGCTTGCTTTGTCTCTTGTTATGTCGAGTCTGACATTTGTTTTCAATGACGTAGTGGTGCCCCGAAGCAATCGTTCTGCTGAGATCACTTTGCGCAGAGCACTCGGGAAGTCGATCGCCACTGAGAAAGGCGACAACATTGTTTATTCACGGTTCGGATCTATCCAGCAACCTGACGGTTCCACCGGGAAGGGGTTGGTTCAGCTGTTCTATGCCAGCAAATTTCGTGACGGCACCATGACAGGCGTAACAGTGCTCGATTTTTCCCGGTTGGGGTTCACACAAATGTTGGTAGCCGAAAGCGCTAACTGGAACGAGAGAGAAGGCAAATGGGAGTTTCTAAACGGGCAGATCCTGACTCTCACCCCCTCTGGCAGCACCACTTCGGCAGATTTTGTCAGGTACCTCTATCCGCTTAGTGCTGCTCCAATTCGTATTGCCAAGCTTCCCAAGGATGCCAACAACATGACGGTGGCTGAAGCGCTGCAGGCCGAACAACTTCTTCTGAATGCAGGTGATATTAAAGAGGCCCGTCGACTTCAGGTCAGGATTCAGGAGAAATTCACTCTGCCGATGGCATGTCTTGTCTTCGGTTTGATTGGTGCGAGTCTTGGTGCTAAACCCAACAGCCGAACCAGTCGAAGCCAGGGTTTCGGCATCAGCGTCGTTTTGATCTTGGTCTACTACGTGCTGAGTTTCAGTTTCAGTTCCCTCGGTGTTAAAGGCACACTTCCACCCCTGCTTGCTGCCTGGAGTCCTGTGTTGATCTCACTTGCTGGTGGCGGATTCTTACTCAGGCAGGCCAGTCGATGA
- the ccsB gene encoding c-type cytochrome biogenesis protein CcsB → MGFSGLEAIVSEPVLLLGLMAFAFLLVALPWSFWALSNGRSSSGVRSLIALSNLLLTSQLVLRWWQSGHFPISNLYESLCFLAWACTLTQLLVERNWTSPLVAAAATPMGLGCIAFASFALPDQLQQASPLVPALRSSWLVMHVSVIMVSYAALMVGSLLSVAVLLTDRGEELELRSSSIGTGSYRRPKLLSMQGAVAVQNPPEVQLSSIHFSRTEQLDSLSYRTITVGFLLLTVGIISGAVWANEAWGSWWSWDPKETWALICWLVYAAYLHTRLSRGWQGRRPALVAAFGLVVIVVCYIGVNLLGIGLHSYGWFFE, encoded by the coding sequence ATGGGGTTTTCCGGTCTGGAAGCGATCGTTTCGGAACCTGTTCTGCTTCTGGGTCTGATGGCCTTTGCCTTTCTCTTGGTCGCTCTGCCGTGGAGTTTCTGGGCATTGTCCAATGGTCGGAGCTCCAGCGGTGTGCGCTCGCTGATCGCCCTTTCCAACCTCTTGCTCACCTCTCAGCTTGTGCTGCGCTGGTGGCAATCGGGACACTTCCCGATCAGTAACCTCTACGAATCGCTCTGTTTTCTGGCCTGGGCCTGCACACTCACCCAACTTCTGGTTGAACGCAACTGGACATCGCCACTGGTGGCAGCTGCCGCAACCCCGATGGGCCTTGGCTGCATTGCCTTTGCCAGCTTTGCTTTACCCGACCAGCTGCAGCAAGCATCACCACTCGTGCCGGCCCTGCGCAGTAGCTGGTTGGTGATGCATGTCAGCGTGATCATGGTCAGCTACGCGGCTCTGATGGTGGGGTCATTGTTGTCGGTTGCCGTGCTGCTGACGGACCGCGGTGAAGAGTTGGAACTTCGCAGCAGCTCCATCGGAACCGGTTCTTATCGACGACCGAAGCTGTTGTCGATGCAAGGCGCTGTTGCCGTCCAGAACCCGCCGGAAGTTCAGCTTTCATCCATTCATTTCAGTCGCACCGAGCAGCTCGACAGCTTGAGCTATCGCACGATCACCGTGGGTTTTCTATTGCTCACCGTCGGCATCATTAGTGGGGCCGTTTGGGCGAATGAGGCTTGGGGAAGTTGGTGGAGTTGGGATCCCAAAGAAACTTGGGCGTTGATTTGCTGGCTGGTCTATGCCGCCTATCTCCACACACGTCTGAGCAGAGGCTGGCAAGGTCGGCGTCCGGCACTTGTCGCCGCTTTCGGTTTGGTTGTGATTGTTGTGTGTTACATCGGGGTCAATCTTCTTGGCATCGGATTGCACAGCTATGGCTGGTTTTTCGAGTAA
- a CDS encoding DUF309 domain-containing protein yields MSPADDPRFPQALELFNSGAWYEAHDAFEEIWHEQIDPDRKLIQAIVQIAVAHVHLERGNTRGATILLGEGIGRLRPSLPRALGLDLDALHTAVADRLSALQSGANPEVLPPPRLVAAE; encoded by the coding sequence TTGAGTCCGGCCGACGATCCCCGTTTCCCGCAGGCTCTGGAACTGTTCAATTCCGGAGCCTGGTATGAGGCCCACGATGCCTTTGAGGAGATCTGGCATGAACAGATCGATCCCGACCGCAAGTTGATTCAGGCGATCGTTCAGATCGCTGTCGCCCATGTTCACCTCGAACGGGGAAACACCCGCGGTGCAACCATTCTTCTCGGTGAAGGCATCGGGCGTCTCAGGCCCTCATTGCCTAGAGCGTTGGGACTTGACCTCGACGCGTTGCATACGGCTGTCGCTGACCGCCTGAGCGCCCTTCAATCCGGAGCAAACCCGGAGGTCCTACCGCCACCCCGACTCGTTGCGGCGGAGTGA
- a CDS encoding tetratricopeptide repeat protein has translation MPLRIIIASLMVCLLTFVPPGLASNFDSYLKDGAEKLQSGDYHGALIEFNRAIELDPENAAAYQYRGVTKARYGDFEGSIIDYSRSIELDSTSSETYGSRGIARARSGDLSGAILDFDVAIQMNPNDGAAHFNHGMAMEMSNDLERACLDWAQADQLGDSQSIVFIRKYCRP, from the coding sequence ATGCCTTTACGGATCATTATAGCTTCGTTGATGGTTTGTCTTTTAACGTTTGTCCCTCCAGGTCTGGCTTCCAATTTTGATTCTTATCTCAAGGATGGTGCTGAAAAATTACAATCCGGCGATTATCATGGAGCCTTGATTGAATTCAATAGGGCCATTGAGCTGGATCCAGAGAATGCAGCTGCATACCAATATCGTGGTGTTACTAAAGCTAGATATGGTGATTTTGAGGGTTCAATTATTGATTACAGCAGGTCAATAGAGCTTGACTCAACAAGTAGCGAAACGTATGGCAGTCGAGGTATTGCGAGGGCGCGATCTGGTGATCTATCTGGTGCCATTCTTGATTTCGATGTTGCGATTCAAATGAATCCTAACGATGGCGCAGCTCACTTCAATCATGGAATGGCGATGGAAATGTCAAACGATCTTGAACGAGCATGTTTGGATTGGGCCCAAGCTGACCAGCTTGGTGATTCTCAATCTATTGTTTTTATCAGAAAGTACTGCAGACCCTAG
- the lptB gene encoding LPS export ABC transporter ATP-binding protein: MSLSLNRVSLALGGRPLVKDLTLTLEPGEVIGLLGPNGAGKTTSFNLVIGLLKPDQGEILMDGHPVASLSMPQRARLGIGYLPQEPSVFRQLTVRENLELVLAQTGLAKPQARERLHQLIDDFHLQPFLNRMGFQLSGGERRRCEVARALAVGLEGPRYLLLDEPFAGVDPLAVADLQQLIQALRQRGMGILITDHNVRETLAITDRAYILTDGSVLASGLSDQVASDPLVRRHYLGEGFQL; encoded by the coding sequence ATGAGCCTCAGTCTCAATCGGGTTTCTCTTGCCCTGGGAGGTCGACCTCTGGTGAAAGACCTCACGCTGACACTGGAACCGGGTGAAGTGATCGGTCTTCTTGGGCCAAACGGTGCCGGCAAAACCACAAGCTTCAATCTCGTTATCGGTCTGCTCAAGCCCGATCAAGGCGAGATTTTGATGGATGGACATCCTGTTGCCAGTCTTTCCATGCCTCAGAGGGCACGGCTCGGGATCGGTTACCTGCCTCAAGAACCCAGTGTTTTTAGGCAATTAACTGTCCGGGAGAATCTGGAGCTCGTTCTTGCCCAGACCGGTCTTGCTAAGCCACAGGCCCGCGAGCGCCTACATCAGCTGATTGATGATTTTCATCTGCAACCCTTTCTAAATCGCATGGGTTTCCAGCTTTCTGGCGGCGAACGTCGCCGTTGCGAAGTGGCCCGTGCTCTGGCGGTCGGGCTTGAAGGACCGCGTTATCTGCTCCTTGATGAGCCTTTCGCTGGGGTGGATCCACTGGCTGTGGCTGACCTGCAGCAACTGATTCAGGCGTTGCGTCAACGCGGGATGGGGATTCTGATCACCGATCACAACGTGAGGGAAACTCTGGCGATCACAGATCGGGCTTACATCCTCACGGATGGCAGCGTTCTTGCCTCAGGGCTTTCCGACCAGGTTGCATCTGACCCATTGGTTCGCCGTCACTACCTCGGCGAGGGATTCCAGCTGTGA
- the typA gene encoding translational GTPase TypA, whose protein sequence is MSAQQKAIRNIAIIAHVDHGKTTLVDSLLAQSGIFRDNEAVPTCVMDSNDLERERGITILSKNTAVTYNDTRINIVDTPGHADFGGEVERVLGMVDGCLLIVDANEGPMPQTRFVLKKALEQGLRPIVFVNKIDRARVDPETAVDKVLDLFLELGADDDQCDFPYLFGSGLGGFAKPDMKTESDNMRPLFDAILRHVPPPVGDSTKPLQLQITTLDYSDFLGRIIIGRVHNGVIKQGQNAVLIKDDGNLKKGRISKLLGFEGLQRVDIAEASAGDLVAVAGFDEVNIGETIACPDEPKALPLIKVDEPTLQMTFVVNDSPFAGKEGKFVTSRQVRDRLQRELLTNVALRVEDTDSPDRFAVSGRGELHLGILIETMRREGYEFQVSQPQVIFRTIDGTPCEPVETLVMDVPEAAVGSCIEKLGSRKAEMQNMETSADGRTQLEFVVPSRGLIGFRGEFIRATRGEGIMSHSFFEYRPMTGDFDTRRNGVLIAFEEGTATFYALKNAEDRGQFFIAPGTKVYKGMIIGENNRPQDLEINVCKSKQLTNMRSAGAEELDTLQAPVQMTLERALEYIGPGEMLEVTPESIRLRKLPAKKMAKR, encoded by the coding sequence ATGAGCGCCCAGCAAAAGGCGATTCGCAATATCGCGATCATCGCCCACGTTGACCATGGAAAGACGACCCTGGTCGACTCACTGCTGGCCCAGTCAGGCATTTTCCGTGACAACGAAGCAGTCCCCACCTGCGTCATGGATTCCAACGATCTCGAGCGTGAGCGCGGAATCACCATCCTTTCCAAAAACACGGCTGTCACTTACAACGACACCCGTATCAACATTGTTGACACGCCTGGACACGCTGATTTCGGCGGTGAGGTGGAGCGTGTGCTCGGCATGGTGGACGGCTGCCTGTTGATCGTTGATGCCAATGAAGGTCCGATGCCTCAGACCCGTTTTGTGCTGAAAAAAGCACTCGAGCAGGGTCTGCGTCCCATCGTTTTCGTCAACAAGATTGACCGTGCTCGGGTTGATCCTGAAACAGCTGTCGACAAGGTTCTGGATCTGTTCCTTGAGCTCGGTGCTGACGACGATCAGTGTGATTTTCCATATTTATTTGGAAGCGGCCTGGGGGGATTCGCCAAGCCCGATATGAAAACCGAGAGCGACAACATGCGTCCGCTCTTCGATGCAATCCTGCGCCATGTTCCGCCTCCGGTTGGCGATTCCACCAAGCCTTTGCAGCTTCAGATCACCACACTTGATTACTCCGATTTTCTCGGTCGGATCATCATTGGCCGGGTGCACAACGGCGTGATCAAGCAGGGTCAGAATGCAGTCCTGATCAAAGATGACGGTAACCTCAAGAAGGGCCGGATCAGCAAACTGCTTGGCTTTGAGGGTCTGCAGCGTGTGGACATCGCTGAAGCCAGTGCTGGTGATCTGGTGGCTGTTGCCGGTTTCGACGAAGTCAACATTGGCGAGACCATCGCCTGCCCAGATGAACCCAAGGCACTTCCACTCATCAAGGTCGATGAGCCAACCCTGCAGATGACCTTTGTGGTCAACGACTCACCGTTTGCAGGCAAAGAAGGCAAGTTTGTGACCAGTCGTCAGGTGCGCGACCGTCTTCAGCGGGAGCTGCTCACCAACGTTGCACTGCGCGTCGAAGACACGGACTCGCCGGATCGTTTTGCAGTAAGTGGTCGCGGTGAACTGCACCTCGGCATCCTGATCGAAACCATGCGACGCGAGGGATACGAATTCCAGGTGTCCCAGCCACAGGTGATTTTCAGGACCATCGACGGCACACCCTGCGAACCCGTTGAGACCCTTGTCATGGACGTCCCCGAAGCCGCTGTGGGCAGCTGCATCGAAAAGCTGGGATCACGCAAGGCTGAGATGCAGAACATGGAAACCAGTGCTGATGGCCGTACGCAGTTGGAATTTGTCGTTCCTTCCCGTGGCCTGATTGGTTTCCGCGGTGAATTCATCCGCGCCACCCGTGGTGAAGGGATCATGAGCCATTCTTTCTTCGAATACCGCCCGATGACGGGTGATTTCGACACCCGCCGCAACGGTGTGTTGATTGCATTTGAAGAGGGCACAGCCACCTTCTATGCCCTCAAGAATGCTGAAGACCGCGGTCAGTTCTTCATTGCTCCAGGAACAAAGGTCTACAAGGGCATGATCATCGGCGAGAACAATCGTCCTCAGGATCTCGAGATCAATGTCTGCAAGTCCAAGCAGCTCACCAACATGCGTTCTGCGGGTGCTGAAGAACTCGACACCCTTCAGGCACCTGTGCAGATGACGCTGGAGCGGGCCCTCGAATACATCGGCCCCGGCGAAATGCTTGAGGTCACTCCGGAATCGATCCGTCTGCGCAAACTTCCTGCGAAGAAGATGGCTAAGCGTTGA
- a CDS encoding LptA/OstA family protein — translation MTLLRSSVIWCAGLLLSLLGPSLAQEFVAPLERPPSDDGLITIESDSQTADNVTGVVTAIGNVRIVYPSRGTVATSRQAQYFSREGRLVLSGDVDVVQEDGSTLRAERVTYNLEDERAVALPSTGGQVRSTMILRPDQPAQTPLTP, via the coding sequence ATGACTTTGCTCCGCTCTTCCGTGATCTGGTGCGCTGGTCTGCTCCTTTCCTTGCTCGGACCTTCTCTTGCCCAGGAGTTCGTTGCACCTCTTGAGCGTCCCCCATCGGACGACGGTTTGATCACCATCGAATCCGACAGCCAGACAGCCGACAACGTCACTGGAGTGGTCACTGCTATCGGGAATGTCCGCATCGTTTACCCCTCCCGCGGAACGGTGGCGACCTCACGTCAGGCTCAGTACTTCAGTCGCGAGGGACGCTTGGTGTTGAGTGGGGATGTCGACGTGGTGCAGGAAGATGGCAGCACACTCAGGGCTGAACGTGTGACTTACAACCTTGAGGATGAGCGGGCTGTTGCGCTGCCGTCTACTGGCGGACAGGTGCGCTCAACCATGATCCTGCGCCCGGATCAGCCAGCGCAGACCCCGCTGACGCCATGA